The Mauremys reevesii isolate NIE-2019 linkage group 13, ASM1616193v1, whole genome shotgun sequence genome contains a region encoding:
- the LOC120379911 gene encoding olfactory receptor 13A1-like: MEHSNHTRVTEFTMQGLFDYPHHQGLFFGLFLCLYIAVVMGNSLIIVAIVIHPPLHTPMYFFIANLALVDILCTSSVVPKMLENLMQEKKTISFGGCISQLFVFTSSLVTELLLLTVMSYDRYVAICHPLHYVKLMSKEICIHLAVSVWAVGTINSFVHILLLLRLDFCGPNLIQNFFCEFPAILALSCSSTYLNEIMMFMADIFLAMGSFLLTIVSYSFIIITILKIQSSKGKQRAFSTCSSHLLVVTLYYSTVIYTYIQPTSSNPLDKSKKMAIMYTLVTPILNPVIYSLRNKEVKVAMKRILPFTTES, from the coding sequence TGACCGAGTTCACCATGCAGGGGCTCTTTGACTATCCTCACCACCAGGGGCTGTTCTTTGGGCTATTCCTGTGCCTTTATATAGCTGTCGTCATGGGCAATTCCCTGATCATTGTGGCTATTGTCATCCACCCACCTCTTCACACTCCCATGTACTTCTTCATCGCCAATTTAGCCCTAGTTGATATTTTGTGCACTTCCTCGGTTGTACCTAAAATGCTGGAAAACCTGATGCAGGAGAAGAAAACCATCTCCTTTGGAGGCTGCATCTCCCAGCTCTTTGTCTTTACATCGTCGCTGGTGACGGAGCTTCTGCTGCTCACTGTCATGTCATATGACCGGTATGTAGCCATATGCCACCCTTTGCATTATGTAAAACTCATGAGTAAGGAAATTTGTATTCATTTAGCAGTCAGTGTCTGGGCTGTTGGTACCATCAATTCATTTGTCCACATATTGCTTCTGCTGCGCCTGGATTTTTGTGGGCCCAACCTAATCCAAAATTTCTTCTGTGAGTTCCCAGCAATACTGGCACTGTCCTGCAGCTCCACCTACCTCAACGAAATCATGATGTTCATGGCTGACATCTTCCTGGCCATGGGGAGCTTCCTTCTGACTATCGTGTCCTATAGCTTCATTATCATCACCATCCTGAAAATCCAGAGCTCCAAAGGGAAGCAGAGAGCCTTCTCCACTTGCTCGTCCCACCTGCTTGTGGTCACCTTGTACTACTCCACCGTAATCTATACCTACATCCAGCCAACCTCCAGTAACCCATTGGATAAAAGCAAGAAGATGGCCATAATGTACACCCTAGTCACTCCCATCCTGAACCCTGTGATCTACAGTCTGCGCAATAAGGAGGTCAAAGTGGCCATGAAGAGAATCCTTCCATTCACCACAGAAAGTTAA